One window from the genome of Spirosoma rhododendri encodes:
- a CDS encoding ABC transporter permease, producing the protein MFFLRQILESFRFAWQALRSNLLRTLLSLLGVTIGIFAIIAVFTLVDSLERSVKTSLSFVGDRVVYLSKWPWAFGGEYQWWKYFQRPETKYSEFKYLNDQLENAQAMAILDFKRTVVKYGNNSTSSQVQGTTYDYNRISDVSIASGRYFTPQEMAVGRPVTIIGATVAEDLFNGQEAVGKTIKIGGANFLVIGVQQAKGKSLVSVGGNQPDIKCIIPYLIFSKLFNSGVPTFDVAIKGYESDEGLLELESEVQGLLRARRGLRPTQDDNFAVNRPEAAVKFVSAIFTVLTLAGWVIGGFSILIGGFGIANIMFVSVKERTNIIGIQKSLGAKNYFILFQFLFESVLLSLVGGLGGILLVYLLSLIPFGSLELQLTLSNVLLGLGVSSVIGILSGIIPAFSASRLDPVIAIRAK; encoded by the coding sequence ATGTTTTTTTTGCGTCAGATTCTGGAAAGTTTTCGTTTCGCGTGGCAGGCGCTGCGCTCGAATCTGTTGCGTACGCTGCTTTCGCTGCTGGGCGTCACCATCGGCATTTTCGCCATTATCGCCGTTTTCACGCTAGTCGATTCGCTTGAACGCAGCGTGAAAACCAGCCTGTCGTTCGTCGGCGACAGAGTGGTGTATCTCAGTAAATGGCCGTGGGCATTTGGCGGTGAATACCAGTGGTGGAAGTACTTTCAGCGGCCCGAAACGAAATACAGCGAGTTTAAATACCTGAACGATCAGCTGGAGAACGCGCAGGCAATGGCGATTCTGGATTTTAAGCGCACCGTTGTCAAGTACGGCAACAACAGCACGTCGTCGCAGGTGCAGGGTACGACCTACGACTACAACCGCATCTCGGACGTGTCTATCGCCAGTGGCCGGTATTTCACCCCGCAGGAAATGGCTGTCGGTCGCCCCGTAACAATCATCGGCGCGACCGTAGCCGAAGACCTGTTCAACGGGCAGGAAGCGGTTGGCAAAACGATCAAAATCGGCGGGGCTAACTTTCTGGTGATCGGTGTGCAGCAGGCCAAGGGCAAAAGCCTCGTCAGCGTAGGCGGCAATCAGCCGGATATCAAGTGCATCATCCCCTACCTGATCTTTTCCAAGCTGTTTAACTCCGGCGTTCCCACGTTCGACGTGGCCATTAAAGGATACGAAAGCGACGAAGGCTTGCTTGAACTCGAAAGCGAAGTTCAGGGACTATTACGCGCCCGGCGGGGGTTACGCCCGACGCAGGACGATAATTTCGCCGTCAACCGCCCCGAAGCCGCCGTCAAGTTTGTCAGCGCCATCTTTACCGTCCTGACGCTGGCGGGCTGGGTCATCGGCGGGTTCTCGATCCTGATTGGCGGGTTTGGTATCGCCAACATCATGTTTGTGTCGGTGAAGGAGCGTACCAACATCATCGGTATTCAGAAATCGTTGGGTGCCAAGAATTACTTTATCCTGTTCCAGTTCCTGTTCGAGTCTGTACTGCTCAGCCTTGTTGGCGGGTTGGGCGGTATTCTGCTGGTATATCTGCTGTCGCTGATTCCCTTTGGCAGCCTGGAACTGCAACTCACACTTAGCAACGTTCTGCTGGGGTTGGGCGTGTCGAGTGTCATTGGCATTCTGTCTGGCATCATCCCGGCCTTCTCAGCTTCCCGACTCGATCCCGTCATCGCCATTCGTGCCAAATAG
- the recA gene encoding recombinase RecA, with amino-acid sequence MAKSDTAQATASANDNKLKALQTTIEKLDKAFGKGTVMRLSESKVVDVPVISTGSLGLDLALGIGGVPRGRVVEIYGPESSGKTTLTMHCIAEAQKNGGLAAFIDAEHAFDRVYAEKLGIDTKNLLISQPDNGEQALEIAEHLISSGAIDIIVIDSVAALVPKAEIEGEMGESKMGLQARLMSQALRKLTGTINKTGCCCIFINQLREKIGVMFGNPETTTGGNALKFYASVRLDIRRIGQIKEGADNVIGNRTKVKVVKNKLAAPFKVVEFDIMYGQGVSKVGEVLDLAVEMEIVKKSGSWFSYGTSRLAQGRDAVKELLLDNPELMNELETKIRAKIADDENALLDPVLEGTEADDEGEIDD; translated from the coding sequence ATGGCGAAATCAGATACGGCGCAAGCCACAGCATCTGCTAATGACAACAAACTAAAAGCGCTGCAAACGACCATTGAGAAGCTCGACAAAGCATTCGGCAAAGGTACCGTTATGCGGTTGAGCGAAAGTAAAGTGGTCGACGTTCCGGTTATCTCGACTGGTTCGCTGGGCCTCGACCTTGCACTCGGCATTGGCGGTGTACCCCGTGGCCGGGTCGTTGAAATCTACGGGCCGGAATCGTCGGGTAAAACCACGCTGACGATGCACTGCATCGCCGAAGCACAGAAAAACGGCGGTCTTGCTGCCTTCATCGACGCCGAACACGCCTTCGACCGCGTCTACGCCGAGAAGCTGGGTATCGATACCAAAAACTTATTGATCTCGCAGCCTGACAATGGTGAGCAGGCGCTCGAAATTGCCGAGCACCTCATCAGCTCGGGTGCTATCGACATTATCGTTATCGACTCTGTTGCCGCGCTCGTGCCGAAAGCCGAGATCGAAGGCGAAATGGGCGAAAGCAAAATGGGTCTGCAAGCCCGCCTGATGTCGCAGGCACTGCGGAAACTGACCGGCACGATCAACAAAACGGGCTGCTGCTGCATTTTCATCAACCAGCTTCGTGAGAAGATCGGCGTGATGTTCGGTAACCCCGAAACGACCACTGGTGGCAACGCCCTGAAATTCTACGCGTCGGTTCGACTCGACATCCGTCGGATCGGGCAGATCAAGGAAGGTGCCGACAACGTGATCGGTAACCGCACGAAAGTGAAAGTGGTGAAGAACAAACTGGCGGCTCCGTTCAAAGTCGTTGAGTTCGACATCATGTATGGTCAGGGTGTATCAAAGGTGGGCGAAGTGCTCGACTTGGCCGTTGAAATGGAAATTGTGAAGAAGTCGGGTTCGTGGTTCTCGTACGGCACCAGCCGCCTGGCGCAGGGTCGCGACGCGGTGAAAGAACTGCTGCTCGACAACCCGGAGCTGATGAACGAACTGGAGACGAAAATCCGGGCTAAAATCGCCGACGACGAAAACGCCCTGCTCGATCCTGTTCTCGAAGGTACCGAGGCCGATGACGAAGGCGAAATCGACGATTAA
- a CDS encoding DUF3667 domain-containing protein, which yields MSAHHKLDVCPNCGTHLGHDANFCPNCGQENHEVKLPLSHIGYEFVESITHFDNKLWNSLKAIFTRPGQMTAEFLEGKRARYVPPARLYVFVSVLFFFLVGKFASHQIESTSREVLLTTLADDVSKKALGGETGQKKDSLLASQGLDKVATIEVDKVGQPAEHKLFYQSLTSLPAAGLDSLLRTQKLPATGDNRAKLTRLLTLIRDEPTTYPVLVLIGNVNENSFSFPTERERRHFLHQISLFSDEQLDSTLTKNRLKTGYFGRMALRKANRITEISQADDIHTVSDELSHVFIKSLSTTMFVLMPFVAFLLWLFYVRRKQYRRYYYEHLVFSIHAHTVLFLFLSIALLIAIYLEHYVPESVVTQILFWAVVVSFGYFLLSLKRVYNQTWLRTVGKFVLISGIYLVTVMLFMIVVLGLSANSL from the coding sequence ATGTCTGCTCATCACAAACTCGACGTTTGCCCAAATTGCGGTACCCACCTCGGCCACGACGCTAACTTTTGCCCCAACTGCGGTCAGGAGAACCACGAGGTAAAACTGCCGCTCAGTCACATCGGGTACGAGTTTGTCGAGAGTATCACCCACTTCGACAACAAGCTCTGGAACTCGCTGAAAGCCATTTTCACCCGCCCCGGTCAGATGACGGCCGAATTTCTGGAAGGCAAACGCGCCCGCTACGTCCCCCCCGCCCGGCTGTATGTGTTCGTCAGCGTGCTCTTCTTTTTCCTGGTCGGCAAATTCGCCAGTCATCAGATCGAAAGCACAAGCCGGGAAGTGTTGCTGACGACACTGGCCGACGATGTATCCAAAAAGGCACTCGGCGGGGAAACTGGTCAGAAAAAAGATTCGCTGCTGGCCAGTCAGGGGTTGGATAAGGTCGCGACTATCGAAGTCGATAAAGTGGGACAGCCGGCCGAACATAAACTGTTTTACCAAAGCCTGACTTCGTTGCCTGCGGCTGGTCTGGATTCGCTGCTCCGGACACAGAAACTGCCGGCTACGGGTGATAACCGGGCGAAGCTAACCCGGTTGCTGACGCTGATCCGCGACGAGCCGACAACGTATCCGGTACTGGTGCTGATCGGTAATGTCAACGAGAATTCCTTTTCGTTTCCAACCGAGCGCGAACGGCGGCATTTCCTCCATCAGATCAGCCTGTTCTCCGACGAGCAGCTCGATTCAACACTTACGAAAAACAGGTTGAAAACGGGGTATTTCGGTCGTATGGCCCTGCGCAAAGCCAACCGCATCACCGAGATTTCCCAGGCTGATGATATTCATACAGTATCGGATGAGTTGAGCCACGTGTTTATCAAGAGCCTGTCGACGACTATGTTTGTGCTGATGCCGTTCGTGGCTTTTCTGCTATGGCTGTTTTATGTCCGGCGGAAGCAGTACCGGCGGTATTATTACGAGCACCTGGTCTTCTCAATTCATGCCCACACGGTGCTGTTTCTGTTTCTATCAATTGCGTTGCTGATCGCCATTTACCTGGAGCATTACGTGCCGGAATCCGTCGTAACGCAGATTCTGTTCTGGGCCGTCGTCGTCAGTTTTGGCTATTTTCTTCTTTCGCTCAAGCGCGTCTACAATCAGACGTGGCTGCGTACGGTGGGTAAATTCGTACTGATCTCCGGCATTTATCTGGTTACGGTAATGCTCTTTATGATCGTTGTGCTCGGGCTGTCGGCAAACTCGTTATAA
- a CDS encoding DUF2846 domain-containing protein → MKSLFVALCLSAGSLFAAAPTEGPKAANLIVYRTGCIYGSMAKYRVNIDNQEQTKLKNKSIYTTTLTPGSHTIAPRNPNKAVTINAQDGQTYVVQYKTRFGLFGARPKLKVMTLEEAKQNKRFAALQSNTGM, encoded by the coding sequence ATGAAATCGTTATTCGTTGCCCTATGTCTGTCGGCAGGTTCGTTGTTTGCCGCAGCCCCCACCGAAGGCCCAAAAGCTGCTAATCTAATCGTGTACCGCACCGGTTGCATATACGGTAGCATGGCTAAATACCGGGTCAACATCGACAATCAGGAGCAGACAAAACTGAAAAATAAGTCGATCTACACGACGACGCTGACACCGGGTTCCCACACGATTGCTCCCCGCAATCCTAACAAAGCGGTGACGATCAATGCGCAGGATGGCCAGACGTACGTAGTGCAATACAAAACGCGCTTCGGCCTGTTTGGTGCCCGCCCCAAACTGAAGGTGATGACGCTGGAAGAAGCGAAGCAGAACAAAAGATTCGCTGCCTTGCAAAGCAACACGGGTATGTAA
- a CDS encoding citrate synthase: MANTAELTVDGKSYSFPTLEGSEQEKAFDISNLRDQTGYVTLDRGYKNTGATKSAITFLDGEEGILRYRGYSIEELASKASFLEVAYLLIYGELPTKEQYAQFEGAIRHHTLVNEDMRKIFDGFPVKAHPMCVLASLVSAMSGFYPESYEGNGDENLDIVRLIAKLPTIATWSYKRSMGHPLNYPKNKLGYIENFLNMMFALPVEDYTVDPVVAEALNILLILHADHEQNCSTSTVRLVGSSQANLYASISAGISALWGPLHGGANQEVIEMLEEIKAGGGDVAKYIDMAKNAKTTGFRLFGFGHRVYKNFDPRAKIIKKAADDVLSKLGVNDPVLEIAKGLEEAALNDEYFVSRKLYPNVDFYSGIIYRALGIPTNMFTVMFAIGRLPGWIAQWKEMRETKEPIGRPRQIYTGSTLREFVPMENR, translated from the coding sequence ATGGCAAACACTGCTGAACTCACCGTCGATGGTAAATCATACTCGTTTCCCACGCTGGAAGGGAGTGAACAGGAAAAAGCCTTCGACATTTCTAATCTGCGCGATCAAACAGGTTATGTAACGCTGGATCGGGGTTACAAAAATACCGGTGCTACCAAGAGCGCCATTACATTTCTAGACGGTGAAGAAGGCATTCTGCGCTATCGGGGGTATTCAATCGAAGAATTAGCGTCAAAAGCGTCTTTCCTGGAGGTTGCTTATCTGCTGATTTATGGCGAACTGCCTACGAAAGAGCAGTATGCGCAGTTTGAAGGAGCAATTCGGCATCATACGCTGGTAAACGAAGATATGCGTAAGATCTTCGACGGCTTTCCGGTTAAGGCTCACCCAATGTGCGTACTGGCGTCGCTGGTAAGTGCCATGAGTGGTTTCTACCCAGAATCGTACGAGGGCAATGGCGACGAAAACCTGGACATTGTTCGGTTGATTGCCAAGCTGCCAACCATCGCTACGTGGTCGTACAAGCGGTCGATGGGACACCCGCTCAACTATCCCAAGAATAAACTGGGTTACATCGAGAACTTCCTCAACATGATGTTTGCCCTGCCGGTTGAAGACTATACCGTCGATCCGGTAGTCGCCGAAGCCCTGAACATCCTGCTTATTCTCCATGCTGACCACGAGCAAAACTGCTCGACCTCGACGGTACGGCTCGTTGGTTCGTCGCAGGCGAATCTGTACGCGTCGATTTCGGCGGGTATCAGCGCCCTTTGGGGGCCACTGCACGGTGGCGCCAACCAGGAAGTAATCGAAATGCTTGAAGAAATCAAAGCCGGTGGTGGCGACGTAGCCAAGTACATTGACATGGCGAAGAACGCGAAAACGACGGGCTTCCGCCTGTTCGGTTTCGGGCACCGCGTGTACAAAAACTTCGACCCCCGCGCCAAGATCATCAAGAAAGCGGCCGATGACGTACTGAGCAAGCTGGGTGTGAACGACCCTGTGCTTGAAATCGCGAAAGGGCTGGAAGAAGCGGCTTTGAACGACGAATACTTCGTGTCGCGCAAGCTGTACCCGAATGTCGACTTCTATTCGGGTATCATCTACCGCGCACTGGGCATCCCGACCAATATGTTCACGGTCATGTTCGCCATCGGTCGTCTGCCGGGCTGGATTGCTCAGTGGAAGGAAATGCGCGAGACGAAGGAGCCAATCGGTCGTCCCCGTCAGATTTACACCGGCTCAACCCTCCGTGAATTCGTCCCGATGGAAAACCGGTAG